A portion of the Brevundimonas pondensis genome contains these proteins:
- a CDS encoding heavy-metal-associated domain-containing protein: MIALTIPKIRCGGCVASVEKAIHGVDASAEITADIEARRVEVATNADRQALMTALADAGYPAEAA; this comes from the coding sequence ATGATCGCCCTGACCATTCCCAAGATCCGCTGCGGCGGCTGCGTCGCCAGCGTCGAGAAGGCCATCCACGGCGTCGACGCCTCGGCTGAAATCACCGCCGACATCGAGGCCCGCCGCGTCGAGGTCGCCACCAACGCCGACCGTCAGGCCCTGATGACCGCCCTGGCCGACGCCGGCTACCCGGCCGAGGCGGCCTGA
- the copD gene encoding copper homeostasis membrane protein CopD: MEAWLMGLRAAQYAAGSVVLGLPAFMLYGGAVFGGQAPRWARPVLAGSAAALLLLALAALALQTGLMAGALDQALNPEALGFVLGGTSLGAAYAVRAGAALVLVLTVLVLRPGRGLWPVALLLGLIVAASFAWTGHGAATEGAGRWVHLTADILHVVAALIWIGAVFAFAVLATRRIEGDAASQAALATALGGFARVGTLCVTALLVTGLINSVFLVSVEQVFSLGATPYGRLLAAKLAAFVAMLGLAALHRFRSTPALERGEGGLAGLRLSLGAELVLGLLILALVGAMGMLAPPASL, from the coding sequence GTGGAGGCCTGGCTGATGGGGCTGCGCGCGGCCCAGTATGCGGCGGGGTCCGTAGTGCTGGGTCTGCCGGCCTTCATGCTTTACGGCGGCGCGGTCTTCGGGGGGCAGGCGCCACGCTGGGCGCGTCCGGTCCTGGCGGGTAGCGCGGCGGCTCTGCTGCTGCTGGCGCTGGCGGCTTTGGCCCTGCAGACCGGGCTGATGGCCGGGGCGCTGGATCAGGCGCTGAACCCGGAGGCCCTCGGCTTCGTCCTCGGCGGCACGTCGTTGGGCGCGGCCTATGCGGTGCGGGCAGGCGCGGCGCTTGTGCTGGTCTTGACCGTTCTGGTCCTGCGCCCAGGACGAGGGCTGTGGCCGGTTGCCCTGTTGCTGGGCCTGATCGTCGCCGCCAGCTTCGCCTGGACCGGACACGGGGCGGCGACCGAGGGGGCGGGGCGCTGGGTTCACCTGACCGCCGACATCCTGCACGTCGTGGCGGCCCTGATCTGGATCGGCGCCGTTTTCGCCTTCGCGGTTCTGGCGACGCGGCGGATCGAGGGGGATGCGGCGTCGCAAGCCGCCCTGGCGACGGCGCTCGGCGGCTTTGCACGGGTGGGGACGCTCTGCGTCACCGCCCTGCTGGTGACCGGCCTGATCAACAGCGTCTTTCTGGTCAGCGTTGAGCAGGTCTTCAGCCTCGGGGCCACGCCCTATGGCAGGCTGCTGGCGGCCAAGCTGGCGGCCTTCGTGGCCATGCTGGGGCTGGCGGCGCTGCACCGCTTCCGCTCAACGCCCGCATTGGAACGGGGCGAGGGCGGTCTGGCGGGGCTGAGGCTCAGCCTCGGGGCGGAACTGGTCCTGGGTCTTCTGATCCTGGCTCTGGTCGGGGCCATGGGGATGCTGGCGCCGCCGGCATCCCTCTAG
- a CDS encoding DUF411 domain-containing protein yields MNRMKIATLAFGAAILGGAGFLLNGLPTVAQASDMTVYKSDSCGCCGGWVEHMRKAGYAIRVVPTDDLAPVKMRLGVPESLWGCHTAVVDGKVIEGHVPAAAVNAFLKSPGASRGIGVGGMPTGSPGMEAPGYAPERYDVMRFGTGQPARFMTFEGANPVRR; encoded by the coding sequence ATGAACAGGATGAAGATCGCCACCCTCGCCTTCGGCGCCGCCATCCTCGGCGGCGCGGGCTTCCTGCTGAACGGCCTGCCCACCGTGGCCCAGGCCTCGGACATGACCGTCTACAAGAGCGATTCCTGCGGCTGCTGCGGCGGCTGGGTCGAGCATATGCGCAAGGCCGGCTACGCCATCCGCGTCGTCCCGACTGACGACCTGGCCCCGGTGAAGATGCGTCTCGGCGTGCCGGAATCCCTGTGGGGCTGCCACACCGCCGTCGTCGACGGCAAGGTGATCGAGGGCCACGTCCCCGCCGCCGCCGTCAACGCCTTCCTGAAATCGCCCGGCGCATCGCGCGGCATCGGCGTCGGCGGCATGCCCACCGGCTCGCCCGGCATGGAGGCCCCCGGCTACGCCCCCGAACGCTACGACGTCATGCGCTTCGGCACAGGTCAGCCCGCCCGCTTCATGACCTTCGAGGGCGCGAACCCGGTTCGTCGCTAA
- a CDS encoding copper resistance system multicopper oxidase: MSSMALDRRSLLRGAAAGGGLLGLSGLMPAWAQTGSPGLRADLPTLTGPNIDLTVGHSDFTVGGRTGHAFTVNGLLPAPLLRMREGQNVRLSVTNTLDEDTSIHWHGLLLPFQMDGVPGVSFPGIKPRETFVYEFPIKQSGTYWYHSHSGLQEAMGHYGPIVIDPAGVDPVGYDREHVLVLSDWSFLHPHEILARLKKSPGYFNMQKTTLAGLLDGSDGMSLAERRMWGGMRMDPRDILDVNGTTYTYLINGHGPQENWTGLFRPGERVRLRVINASAMSIFNVRIPGLAMTVVQADGEHVRPVEIDEFQISVAETYDVIVRPLEDRAYTIVSEAIDRSGMGRATLAPRLGMTAEVPPLRQVPNLTMADMGMGGMDHGGMAGMDHSAHGGAAAPMDHGAMSMRDPNNAPADMAVGVGVDAIAPAPANRLGERPQGLQDVDHRVLVYTDLRSLTPNTDTRPPSRSMEIHLTGNMERFMWGFDGRKFSELVEPIRFELNERVRVTLVNDTMMAHPIHLHGHFFELVNGHDGHQPLKHTVNVAPGSKVTFDLTANAPGDWAFHCHLLMHMHAGMFNVVTVRPLEGAAR; this comes from the coding sequence ATGTCGAGCATGGCTCTCGATCGCAGGTCCCTGTTGCGCGGCGCGGCCGCGGGCGGTGGACTGCTTGGTCTTTCGGGGCTGATGCCCGCCTGGGCCCAGACGGGTTCGCCGGGGCTGCGCGCCGACCTGCCGACGCTGACGGGGCCGAACATCGACCTGACCGTGGGCCATTCCGATTTCACCGTCGGCGGGCGCACCGGCCACGCCTTCACCGTCAACGGCCTGTTGCCCGCGCCCCTGCTGCGGATGCGCGAGGGCCAGAACGTGCGCCTGTCGGTGACGAACACCCTGGACGAGGACACCTCGATCCACTGGCACGGCCTGCTGCTGCCCTTCCAGATGGACGGGGTGCCGGGCGTCAGCTTCCCCGGCATCAAGCCGCGCGAGACCTTCGTCTATGAGTTCCCGATCAAGCAGTCGGGCACCTACTGGTATCACAGCCATTCGGGCCTGCAGGAGGCCATGGGCCACTATGGCCCCATCGTCATCGACCCGGCGGGCGTCGATCCGGTCGGCTATGACCGCGAGCACGTTCTGGTCCTGTCGGACTGGAGCTTCCTGCATCCGCACGAGATCCTGGCCAGGCTGAAGAAGAGCCCCGGCTACTTCAACATGCAGAAGACCACCCTGGCGGGCCTGCTGGACGGGTCGGACGGAATGAGCCTGGCCGAGCGGCGGATGTGGGGCGGGATGCGGATGGACCCGCGCGACATCCTGGACGTCAACGGCACGACCTATACCTATCTGATCAACGGCCACGGCCCGCAGGAGAACTGGACCGGCCTGTTCCGGCCTGGCGAGCGGGTGCGTCTGCGCGTCATCAACGCCTCGGCCATGTCGATCTTCAACGTCCGCATTCCGGGTCTGGCCATGACCGTGGTTCAGGCCGACGGTGAGCACGTCCGTCCGGTCGAGATCGACGAGTTCCAGATCTCGGTCGCCGAGACCTATGACGTCATCGTCCGTCCGCTTGAGGACCGCGCCTACACCATCGTCTCCGAGGCCATCGACCGTTCGGGCATGGGCCGCGCCACCCTGGCGCCGCGCCTGGGCATGACGGCCGAGGTCCCGCCCCTGCGCCAGGTTCCCAACCTGACCATGGCCGATATGGGCATGGGGGGCATGGATCACGGCGGCATGGCCGGGATGGACCATTCCGCTCACGGCGGCGCCGCCGCGCCGATGGACCACGGGGCCATGAGCATGCGCGACCCCAACAACGCCCCCGCCGACATGGCGGTCGGCGTCGGGGTGGACGCCATCGCGCCCGCGCCCGCCAACCGTTTGGGTGAGCGGCCGCAGGGGCTTCAGGACGTGGATCACCGGGTGCTGGTCTATACCGACCTGCGTTCCCTGACGCCCAATACGGACACCCGTCCGCCGTCGCGGTCGATGGAAATCCACCTGACCGGCAATATGGAACGGTTCATGTGGGGCTTCGACGGGCGCAAGTTCTCGGAGCTGGTCGAGCCGATCCGCTTCGAGCTGAACGAGCGGGTCCGGGTCACCCTGGTCAACGACACCATGATGGCCCACCCCATCCACCTGCACGGCCACTTCTTCGAGCTGGTCAACGGTCACGACGGGCATCAGCCGCTGAAGCACACGGTCAATGTGGCGCCGGGCTCGAAAGTCACCTTCGACCTGACGGCCAATGCGCCCGGCGACTGGGCCTTCCACTGCCACCTGCTGATGCACATGCACGCGGGGATGTTCAACGTCGTCACGGTTCGTCCGCTAGAAGGAGCCGCCCGATGA
- a CDS encoding metalloregulator ArsR/SmtB family transcription factor translates to MNNLFKALSHPVRRRIIAMLRKGPLASGDIAAAFDMSWPTITGHLNALKEAGLVSPERDGQSIRYRLEISAVEEALAFLMDLSGTGKTDEEETPQ, encoded by the coding sequence ATGAACAACCTGTTCAAAGCCCTGTCCCATCCGGTGCGGCGACGCATCATCGCCATGCTGCGCAAGGGACCGCTGGCGTCCGGCGACATCGCCGCCGCCTTCGACATGAGCTGGCCGACCATCACCGGCCATCTGAACGCGCTCAAGGAGGCCGGCCTGGTCAGCCCCGAGCGCGACGGCCAGTCGATCCGCTATCGGCTGGAAATCTCGGCGGTCGAGGAGGCCCTGGCCTTTCTGATGGACCTCAGCGGAACAGGCAAAACCGACGAGGAGGAGACGCCGCAATGA
- the copC gene encoding copper homeostasis periplasmic binding protein CopC codes for MSLFRLVPVAAVAAALMLPSAAAAHARLVSSTPAAGSTVASPRAISLTFSEKMAPAFSTFEVVNAAGVKTPVRTTVSEDGRTLSAPVVRPLAAGAYVINWRLASSDGHRMTGSVPFTVR; via the coding sequence ATGTCCCTGTTTCGTCTTGTGCCTGTCGCGGCCGTCGCTGCGGCTCTGATGCTGCCGTCCGCCGCCGCCGCCCACGCCCGTCTGGTCAGCTCGACCCCGGCGGCGGGATCGACGGTTGCCTCGCCGCGCGCCATCAGCCTGACCTTCAGCGAGAAGATGGCCCCGGCCTTCTCGACCTTCGAGGTGGTCAACGCCGCGGGCGTGAAGACGCCGGTGCGCACCACGGTCAGCGAGGACGGCAGGACGCTGAGCGCGCCCGTGGTCCGACCGCTGGCGGCGGGGGCCTATGTGATCAACTGGCGTCTGGCCTCCAGCGACGGTCACCGCATGACGGGTTCCGTTCCCTTCACCGTGCGCTGA
- a CDS encoding heavy metal translocating P-type ATPase encodes MSDATLKVLGLPVLGMTCASCVGRVEKAIRAVPGVTEAKVNLAAERAQVSINAEGSPGAVAAAIRAAGYEPLKEDVVYPVREMTCASCVGRVEKALAAVPGVLSASVNLATERATVRFLSGTVSFRDLAAAVQQAGYVLEQPEQGDAEAGDREQAARAAEIRNLGRAVLIAGIATLPLFVLEMGSHFIPGMHHWLAETIGVQNWRLISFVLATFVLFGPGLIFFRKGVPALLHRAPDMNSLVVLGASAAWAFSTVATFAPALLPEGTANVYFEAAAVIVTLILVGRWIEARAKGQTSQAIRRLMSLQAKTARVVRDGLEQDVAIDSVQPGDVVVVRPGERVPVDGVVTEGASWLDESMLTGEPIPVEKSAGAKVVGGTLNTTGAFRFEAQQVGAETVLAQIVRMVETAQGAKLPIQALVDRVTGWFVPVVMAVAVLTFAVWYLLGPDPALGMALVAAVAVLIIACPCAMGLATPTSIMVGVGRAAELGVLFRKGEALQALQGVDLIAFDKTGTLTAGRPELTDLSVAEGFAEDEVLALVAAVEAQSEHPVARALVEAAASRGLSVARPENFASVPGKGVAGLVSGRRIEVGADRYMADLGHDVAAFAEAAARLGDEGKTPLYAAIDGKLAAIIAVADPIKATTPAAIAALHEMGLKVAMISGDNRRTAEAVARRLGIDEVHAEVMPDGKVAAITALKTGGRRIAFVGDGVNDAPALASADVGLAVGGGADVAIESADVVLTGGDLRGAVAAVGLSRATMSNIRQNLAWAFGYNVLLIPVAAGVLYPAFGYMLSPMLAAGAMALSSVSVVLNALRLRVFKPHIPGAAQ; translated from the coding sequence ATGTCCGACGCCACTCTCAAAGTCCTTGGCCTGCCGGTCCTCGGCATGACCTGCGCCAGCTGTGTCGGCCGGGTCGAAAAGGCCATTCGCGCCGTGCCCGGCGTGACCGAAGCTAAGGTCAACCTGGCCGCCGAACGGGCGCAGGTCTCGATCAACGCCGAGGGTTCGCCCGGCGCGGTCGCCGCCGCCATCCGCGCCGCCGGCTATGAGCCGCTGAAAGAAGACGTCGTCTATCCGGTGCGGGAAATGACCTGCGCCAGCTGCGTCGGTCGCGTCGAAAAAGCCCTGGCCGCCGTGCCCGGCGTCCTCAGCGCCAGCGTCAATCTGGCCACCGAGCGCGCCACCGTCCGCTTCCTGTCGGGAACTGTGAGCTTCCGCGATCTGGCCGCCGCCGTGCAGCAGGCCGGCTATGTGCTGGAGCAGCCCGAACAGGGCGACGCCGAGGCCGGTGATCGCGAACAGGCCGCCCGCGCCGCCGAGATCCGCAACCTGGGCCGCGCCGTCCTGATCGCCGGGATCGCCACCTTGCCCCTCTTCGTGCTGGAGATGGGCTCGCACTTCATCCCCGGCATGCACCACTGGCTGGCCGAGACAATCGGCGTGCAGAACTGGCGCTTGATCAGCTTCGTCCTGGCCACCTTCGTCCTGTTTGGACCCGGCCTGATCTTCTTCCGCAAGGGCGTGCCCGCCCTGTTGCATCGCGCCCCGGACATGAACTCACTGGTGGTGCTGGGCGCCAGCGCGGCCTGGGCCTTCTCCACCGTGGCGACCTTCGCCCCCGCCCTGCTGCCCGAGGGCACGGCCAACGTCTATTTCGAGGCCGCCGCCGTCATCGTCACCCTGATCCTGGTCGGCCGTTGGATCGAGGCCCGCGCCAAGGGTCAGACCAGTCAGGCCATCCGCCGCCTGATGTCGCTGCAGGCCAAGACCGCCCGCGTGGTGCGCGACGGGCTTGAGCAGGACGTGGCCATCGACAGCGTCCAGCCCGGCGACGTCGTCGTGGTCCGCCCCGGCGAGCGCGTTCCCGTCGACGGCGTGGTGACCGAGGGTGCCTCGTGGCTCGACGAATCCATGCTGACCGGCGAACCCATCCCGGTTGAGAAGAGCGCGGGCGCCAAGGTCGTCGGCGGCACCCTGAACACCACCGGCGCCTTCCGCTTCGAGGCGCAGCAGGTCGGCGCCGAGACCGTGTTGGCCCAGATCGTCCGCATGGTCGAGACGGCCCAGGGCGCCAAGCTGCCCATTCAGGCCCTGGTCGACCGCGTCACCGGCTGGTTCGTGCCGGTCGTCATGGCCGTGGCCGTCCTGACCTTCGCCGTCTGGTATCTGCTGGGCCCCGATCCGGCGCTGGGCATGGCCCTGGTCGCCGCCGTGGCCGTGCTCATCATCGCCTGCCCCTGCGCCATGGGTCTGGCGACCCCGACCTCGATCATGGTCGGCGTGGGCCGCGCCGCCGAACTGGGCGTCCTGTTCCGCAAGGGCGAGGCGCTGCAGGCCCTGCAAGGCGTCGATCTGATCGCCTTCGACAAGACCGGCACCCTGACCGCGGGCCGTCCCGAACTGACCGACCTGAGCGTGGCAGAAGGTTTCGCGGAGGACGAGGTTCTGGCCCTGGTCGCCGCCGTCGAGGCCCAGTCCGAACACCCCGTGGCCCGCGCCCTGGTCGAGGCCGCCGCATCACGCGGCCTGAGCGTCGCCCGACCCGAGAACTTCGCCTCCGTGCCCGGCAAGGGCGTGGCGGGTCTGGTCTCAGGCCGTCGCATCGAGGTCGGCGCCGACCGCTACATGGCCGATCTGGGCCATGACGTCGCCGCCTTCGCCGAGGCCGCGGCCCGTCTGGGCGACGAGGGCAAGACGCCCCTCTACGCCGCCATCGACGGCAAGCTCGCCGCCATCATCGCCGTGGCCGACCCGATCAAGGCGACCACCCCCGCCGCCATCGCCGCCCTGCACGAGATGGGCTTGAAGGTGGCCATGATCAGCGGCGACAACCGCCGCACCGCCGAGGCCGTCGCCCGCCGCCTGGGCATCGACGAGGTCCACGCCGAGGTCATGCCCGACGGCAAGGTCGCCGCCATCACCGCCCTGAAGACCGGCGGGCGCCGCATCGCCTTCGTCGGCGACGGGGTCAACGACGCCCCGGCCCTGGCCTCCGCCGACGTGGGTCTGGCGGTCGGCGGCGGCGCCGACGTGGCCATCGAAAGCGCCGACGTGGTCCTGACTGGCGGCGACCTGCGCGGCGCGGTCGCGGCGGTCGGTCTGTCGCGCGCCACCATGAGCAACATCCGTCAAAACCTGGCCTGGGCCTTCGGCTACAACGTCCTGCTGATCCCGGTCGCGGCGGGCGTCCTCTATCCGGCCTTCGGCTACATGCTGTCGCCCATGCTGGCGGCGGGGGCGATGGCCCTGTCCAGCGTCAGCGTGGTGCTGAACGCCCTGCGCCTGCGCGTCTTCAAACCCCACATTCCCGGAGCCGCCCAATGA
- a CDS encoding PepSY domain-containing protein, translated as MKLLRLSTQIHKWVALVIGLQVLFWVGGGLVMTAIPIETVRSEHRFQKPDYPAFAIDALIPMHTAAAGLSAPIDKAELRHTPRGPAWVFTPKSGEPVILSALDGKPFPALPRAEALRLAQAAYRGEAQAEKATLFDEAPRETGREGPLWRIDFNDFEHTSFYLSPETGEVVTRRSGVWRFYDFFWRLHILDFKNGENFNHPTLIILTILTLSMVISGFILLWIKLARDWTVHRATRHKLAQKA; from the coding sequence ATGAAGCTGCTTCGGCTATCCACTCAGATCCACAAATGGGTCGCCCTGGTCATCGGTCTGCAGGTGCTGTTCTGGGTCGGCGGGGGACTGGTGATGACCGCCATCCCCATCGAAACCGTCCGCAGCGAGCATCGCTTCCAGAAGCCGGACTATCCGGCCTTCGCCATCGACGCCCTCATTCCGATGCATACGGCGGCGGCAGGTCTGTCGGCCCCGATCGACAAGGCCGAACTGCGCCACACCCCGCGCGGCCCCGCCTGGGTCTTTACGCCCAAGAGCGGCGAGCCGGTCATCCTGTCGGCCCTGGACGGCAAGCCTTTCCCTGCCTTGCCGCGCGCCGAGGCCCTGCGTCTGGCCCAGGCCGCCTATCGCGGCGAGGCCCAGGCCGAAAAGGCCACCCTGTTCGACGAGGCCCCGCGCGAGACGGGCCGCGAGGGTCCGCTGTGGCGCATCGACTTCAATGATTTCGAACACACCAGCTTCTACCTGTCGCCAGAAACCGGCGAGGTCGTCACCCGGCGCTCGGGCGTCTGGCGCTTCTATGACTTCTTCTGGCGGCTGCACATTCTCGACTTCAAGAACGGCGAGAACTTCAACCATCCGACCCTGATCATCCTCACCATCCTGACGCTCAGCATGGTGATCAGCGGCTTCATCCTGCTGTGGATCAAGCTGGCCCGCGACTGGACGGTGCATCGCGCCACCCGCCACAAGCTGGCGCAGAAGGCCTGA
- a CDS encoding SdpI family protein — MTKIRFTVLDALTALTVVALIALAIGVQVAGPTTPLPMHFDIHGQPDRWGDRSELSSVIGFMAFMAAITAGPMSWYAKRTPDAARRRGLEIGQLVSLLAIVGTSAFMIWMILGHGASQTGVSLTMTAALMSLLFAVMGAFMGRIAPNPIIGVRTPWNYKSRLAWDRSNRLAGRLFFWLGLVGLITAPVLPQPLGFSLLIAGVLIAAGWSVFESWRVWRADPDRQPF; from the coding sequence ATGACCAAGATCCGCTTCACCGTGCTGGATGCCCTGACCGCCCTGACGGTCGTCGCCCTCATCGCGCTCGCCATCGGCGTTCAGGTCGCCGGCCCGACCACGCCCCTCCCCATGCATTTCGACATCCACGGCCAGCCCGACCGCTGGGGCGATCGCAGCGAACTGTCGAGCGTCATCGGCTTCATGGCCTTCATGGCCGCTATCACCGCCGGGCCGATGAGCTGGTACGCCAAGCGCACGCCGGACGCCGCGCGGCGGCGGGGGCTGGAGATCGGGCAACTGGTCTCCCTGCTGGCCATTGTCGGGACCAGCGCCTTCATGATCTGGATGATCCTGGGACACGGCGCTTCCCAAACGGGCGTATCCCTGACCATGACCGCCGCCCTGATGAGCCTGCTGTTCGCGGTCATGGGCGCCTTCATGGGCCGGATCGCGCCCAACCCCATCATCGGCGTCCGCACCCCCTGGAACTACAAGAGTCGCCTGGCCTGGGACCGCTCCAACCGGCTGGCGGGCCGCCTCTTCTTCTGGCTGGGGCTCGTCGGCCTGATCACCGCCCCGGTTTTGCCCCAGCCGCTGGGCTTCAGCCTGCTGATCGCGGGCGTCCTGATCGCCGCCGGCTGGTCGGTGTTTGAAAGCTGGCGCGTCTGGCGCGCCGACCCCGACCGCCAGCCCTTCTGA
- a CDS encoding copper resistance protein B yields the protein MSRALFAAVAVLPLMLAAGSAAAQSHGGHAGHGAHAAPARPSQARPPQARPTSKPRPRAAAPQPRRVAPPAQTPAADPHAGHDMAAMPTAPAPAPAPAADPHAGHNMGAAPSASADPHAGHDMSGMQMAPAQAPAADPHAGHNMAPATPPQTTDKTCTCPKCAEGGMAHDCAMPGASSTDPHAGHDMSGMQMAPATAPAADPHAGHNMGQTPAADPHAGHDMSAMAGGAPNIPTSVDAVGGRMVETPPPAAARAAPAHAADLLFDPAVMAASRKQLLVENGDVRTTAVLIDSIEAGFGDGEKSYSWNAQGWTGGDINRFWWKTEGEGAFDGKLHDAEIQALYSRAVAPFWDVQAGVRQDFRSDGDDTTHLTVGVQGVAPYWFEMSAAAFLSTEGDLTARAEAEYDQRITQKWILQPAIEVALSASDIPELEVGSGLSSVTAGLRLRYEIRKEFAPYVGVEWSRSFGDTADYAKARGDDPEDTRLVVGIKAWF from the coding sequence ATGAGCCGCGCCCTGTTCGCCGCCGTCGCGGTCCTGCCCCTGATGCTGGCCGCCGGTTCCGCCGCCGCCCAGAGCCACGGGGGCCATGCAGGCCACGGCGCCCACGCCGCCCCCGCTCGCCCTTCTCAAGCGCGTCCGCCGCAAGCCCGCCCGACGTCCAAGCCCAGGCCGCGCGCCGCCGCGCCTCAGCCGCGACGCGTTGCGCCGCCGGCGCAGACGCCCGCCGCCGACCCGCACGCTGGCCACGACATGGCGGCCATGCCGACGGCTCCGGCTCCGGCCCCGGCGCCTGCCGCTGATCCCCATGCCGGTCACAACATGGGCGCGGCTCCGTCGGCTTCGGCAGACCCGCACGCTGGTCATGACATGAGCGGGATGCAGATGGCTCCGGCCCAGGCGCCTGCTGCGGACCCTCATGCTGGTCACAACATGGCCCCGGCGACGCCGCCTCAAACGACGGACAAGACCTGCACCTGTCCGAAATGCGCCGAGGGCGGCATGGCTCATGACTGCGCCATGCCCGGCGCCTCGTCGACTGATCCCCACGCGGGCCATGACATGAGCGGAATGCAGATGGCTCCGGCCACGGCGCCCGCGGCTGATCCTCATGCGGGTCACAACATGGGCCAGACGCCCGCCGCCGATCCTCACGCCGGTCATGACATGTCGGCCATGGCCGGCGGCGCGCCCAACATCCCGACCAGCGTGGATGCGGTCGGCGGCCGCATGGTCGAGACCCCGCCGCCCGCCGCCGCCCGCGCTGCGCCCGCTCATGCGGCGGACCTGCTGTTCGATCCCGCCGTCATGGCGGCGTCGAGGAAGCAACTTCTGGTCGAGAACGGCGACGTGCGCACGACGGCGGTCCTGATCGACTCCATCGAGGCCGGCTTCGGCGACGGCGAGAAGAGCTACAGCTGGAACGCCCAGGGTTGGACCGGCGGCGACATCAACCGATTCTGGTGGAAGACCGAGGGCGAGGGCGCCTTCGACGGAAAGCTGCACGACGCCGAGATCCAGGCCCTCTACAGCCGCGCGGTCGCGCCCTTCTGGGACGTGCAGGCGGGCGTGCGACAGGACTTCCGTTCCGACGGCGACGACACGACCCACCTGACCGTCGGGGTTCAGGGCGTCGCGCCCTACTGGTTCGAAATGAGCGCCGCCGCCTTCCTGTCGACCGAGGGCGATCTGACCGCCCGCGCCGAGGCGGAATACGACCAGCGCATCACCCAGAAGTGGATTCTGCAACCGGCGATCGAAGTGGCCCTGTCGGCCAGCGACATCCCCGAGCTGGAGGTCGGTTCGGGCCTGAGCTCGGTCACGGCGGGGCTGCGCCTGCGCTATGAAATCCGCAAGGAGTTCGCCCCCTATGTCGGGGTCGAGTGGAGCCGGTCGTTCGGCGACACCGCCGATTACGCCAAGGCGCGCGGCGACGACCCTGAAGACACGCGCCTCGTGGTTGGGATAAAGGCTTGGTTCTGA
- a CDS encoding 3-oxoacyl-ACP reductase, with protein MEIRDQIVLITGGARGVGAAAARAFAGQGARVVINWRASGEQAEALADELGERAIALQADVTDRAAVEAMVAQAQAHFGGPISTVVNNALDYSFNGDARAQMADIPWEDMERQFSTVIRGALNVIQAAAPGMSAQKFGRVVNIGTNLFQNPVVPYHDYTAAKAALLSLTRTAAGDLGPSGITVNMVSGGLLRTTDASAATPDAVFDLIAGMTPLRSVTTPQEFADAVLFFASPWSRAVTGQNLVVDGGLVRD; from the coding sequence ATGGAAATCCGCGATCAGATCGTTCTCATCACCGGCGGCGCGCGCGGCGTGGGCGCGGCGGCGGCGCGGGCCTTCGCCGGGCAGGGCGCGCGGGTGGTGATCAACTGGCGGGCCAGCGGCGAGCAGGCCGAAGCACTGGCCGACGAACTGGGCGAACGCGCCATCGCCCTCCAGGCTGACGTGACCGACCGCGCGGCGGTCGAGGCCATGGTTGCGCAGGCGCAGGCCCATTTCGGCGGGCCGATCAGCACTGTGGTCAACAACGCCCTGGACTACAGCTTCAACGGCGATGCGCGGGCCCAGATGGCGGACATTCCGTGGGAGGACATGGAGCGTCAGTTCTCGACCGTGATCCGCGGCGCGCTGAACGTCATTCAGGCTGCGGCGCCGGGCATGAGTGCGCAGAAGTTCGGCCGGGTGGTCAACATCGGCACCAACCTGTTCCAGAATCCGGTCGTGCCCTATCACGACTACACCGCCGCCAAGGCCGCTCTGCTCAGCCTGACGCGGACGGCGGCGGGGGATCTGGGGCCGTCGGGGATCACGGTCAACATGGTCTCGGGCGGTCTGCTGCGGACCACGGACGCCAGCGCGGCGACGCCGGATGCGGTGTTCGACCTGATCGCCGGGATGACGCCGCTGCGCTCGGTGACGACGCCGCAGGAGTTCGCCGATGCGGTGCTGTTCTTCGCCTCGCCGTGGAGCCGGGCGGTGACGGGACAGAATCTGGTGGTCGACGGCGGCCTGGTCAGGGACTGA
- the cueR gene encoding Cu(I)-responsive transcriptional regulator — MNIGKASLATGVSAKMIRYYESVGLIRPSERTESNYRDFSERDLNDLRFIRRARSLGFSVEEISHLLSLWRDHNRPSREVKAMAEKHVADLDARIKEMQAMADALRDLSHCCAGDDRPDCPILSDLAGSPAAVSQGVPQ; from the coding sequence ATGAACATCGGCAAGGCCTCTCTCGCCACCGGCGTCTCGGCCAAGATGATCCGCTACTACGAGTCCGTCGGCCTGATCCGGCCCTCGGAGCGGACCGAGAGCAACTATCGCGACTTCAGCGAGCGCGATCTGAACGACCTGCGCTTCATCCGCCGCGCCCGCAGCCTGGGCTTCTCGGTCGAGGAGATCAGCCACCTGCTGTCCCTGTGGCGCGACCACAACCGGCCCAGCCGCGAGGTCAAGGCCATGGCCGAGAAGCACGTCGCCGACCTCGACGCCCGCATCAAGGAGATGCAGGCCATGGCCGACGCCCTGCGCGATCTGTCGCATTGCTGCGCCGGCGACGACCGCCCCGACTGTCCCATCCTGTCCGACCTGGCGGGTTCGCCCGCCGCTGTTTCCCAAGGAGTTCCCCAATGA